The region TGATCGCCGTCGTCACCGCGAGCCTCGACCTGGACTTCTCGCTGCCCCTGTTCACCTCGCCCCTGGTGCCCACGCTCGTCCTGACGGGCGCCGCGGCAGCCCCCGACCGGGTGGCGGCGGCCGAGAAGGCGGGCGCCGAGGTGGTGATCGCAGGGGACGGGATGGGCGTGGACCCGGTACGGGCCGTGCGTGCCCTCGCTGAGCGCGACATGACCCGGCTGCTGACGGAGGGCGGCCCGCGGCTGTTGGGCCAGATGGTCGCGGCGGGTGTCCTCGACGAACTGTGCCTGACCCTCTCCCCGACGCTCACCGCGGGAGACGCGCAGCGGATCGCCGGGGGGCCCGCGATGGCGGTTCCCGAGCGGCTCGAACTGGCGTCCCTCCTGGAGGAGGCCGGATTCCTCTTCGCCCGATACCGTCGCCCCTGACCGGTGGCCCTGGCGTCGGTCGGGGCCACCGGTCTCGGCCGTCGGCCAGGGCGAGGTAGCGGAGTGGATCATTCCGATTATCTTCCGGGCACACTGAAAATCGCAGTCCCCGTGCGATCACGGGGCAGGATGGTTTCCGCAGGGGGCCAGGGAGGCCCACGGAGGAGAAGGGCGCCTGTCGTGTTCACAAGCGTATTGATGATCGAGAAGGCCCTGACGTCCGCCGACGTGGAGTTCGTCACCACCTTGCACGGTGACGAGGTGGTCGCCTTCCACGTGCTGCTCCAGCCGCGGGGCGATCAGGCGGACCGGCTGCTGCGGGCCATCGACGACGTCGCGCTCGGGGAGCTGGACGAGGCGGCCCACGAGCGTGAGACGCCGGAGGGCGCGGACGCGGCCGGTCAGGGGCAGCAGGCCCTCGAGGTGTCGCTGGTGGCGCTGCGCTCGGCCGGCAGCGAGGCCGAGGGGCGGCTCATCGAGAACCACCCGCTCGACGCGCTCAAGAAGCTGGTCGACGAGATCGGCGCGGACGAGGTCATCGTGCTCACCGACCCGCACTACGTGGAGGAGTTCTTCCACCGCGACTGGGCCTCGCGGGCCCGCCACAAGGTCGGCGTGCCGGTGCTGAAGCTGTTCTCGCACAGCAAGGTGTAGGGCTCCCGCCGGGCGTGGGTGCCGTGAGAGCTGCCGGGACGGGTCCGGTGCGGCCGGCACCTGGCTGGTCGCGCCCACGCGGCGGAGCCGCACTTGTCACGGCCCCGCGCCCCTGGGAGGTTGCGAGGGGCCGCACCGAATAGGCTGGGGCGGGTTCCTGTCTGTGGGAGCGCGCTTACCGTCGTACCGGATCTTGGGAGATACACGCATGGCACCCGGCCTTCCTACCGCCATGGACCGACCGCACTTCATCGGCATCGGCGGCGCCGGGATGTCGGGCATCGCCAAGATCCTGGCGCAGCGCGGGGCGAAGGTGGCGGGCAGCGACGCGAAGGAGTCCGCCACCGCCGAGGCTCTGCGGGCGCTGGGCGCGACCGTGCACATCGGCCACGCGGCGGACCACCTGGCCTCCGACGCCACCTGTGTGGTGGTGTCCTCGGCGATCCGCGCGGACAACCCGGAGCTGGCCCGCGCGGCCGAGCTCGGCATCCCCGTGGTCCACCGCTCGGACGCCCTCGCCCGGCTGATGGACGGCCTGCGCCCGATCGCGGTCGCGGGCACGCACGGCAAGACCACGACCACGTCGATGCTCGCCGTGTCCCTCTCCGCGCTGGGACTGAACCCCTCGTACGCGATCGGCGGTGACCTGGACGCCCCCGGCTCGAACGCCCTGCACGGCGACGGCGAGATCTTCGTCGCCGAGGCCGACGAATCGGACCGCAGCTTCCACAAGTACGCCCCCGAAGTCGCGATCGTCCTCAACGTCGAGCTCGACCACCACGCCAACTACGCCTCCATCGACGAGATCTACGAGTCCTTCGAGACCTTCGCGGCCAAGATCGTGCCGGGCGGCACGCTGGTGATCTCCGCGGACCACGAGGGCGCGCGCGAACTGACCCGGCGCCTGCCGGCGGACGTACGGGTGGTGACGTACGGCGACGCGCCGGACGCGGACGTACGGGTCCTGTCCGTGATCCCCCAGGGCCTGAAGAGCGAGGTGACGGTGCTCCTCGACGGTACGGAGCTGACCTTCGCCGTCTCCGTCCCCGGCCGCCACTACGCGCACAACGCGGTGGCCGCGCTGGCGGCGGGCGCGGCGCTGGGCATTCCGGCCGCGGAGCTGGCCCCCGCGATCGCCTCCTACACGGGCGTGAAGCGGCGTCTGCAGCTGAAGGGCGAGGAGGCGGGCGTCCAGGTCATCGACTCCTACGCGCACCACCCGACCGAGATGACGGCCGACCTGGAGGCCATGCGCGCGGGTGCCGAGGGCCGCATCCTGGTGGTCTTCCAGCCCCACCTGTTCTCCCGCACCCAGGAGCTGGCCAAGGAGATGGGCGAGTCCCTGGCCCTGGCCGACGCCTCGATCGTGCTGGACATCTACCCGGCCCGCGAGGACCCGATCCCGGGCGTCACCAGCGAGCTGATCATCGCGGCGGCGCGGGCGGCGGGCGCGGACGTGACACCGGTCCACGACAAGGCGCAGGTGCCCTCGGTCGTCGCGGGAATGGCGAAGCCCGGTGATCTCGTTCTCACCATGGGCGCGGGAGACGTGACGGACCTCGGTCCCGAGATCCTGACCCGCCTGTCGAAGTAGCCGTGACGTTTGTGAGGGGTTGAGCTTCATGTCGTACGACATCGAAAAGCCGGACGAGCAGTGGCGCGCGGAGCTGACCCCGTCCGAGTACACCGTCCTGCGG is a window of Streptomyces sp. NBC_00271 DNA encoding:
- a CDS encoding pyrimidine reductase family protein gives rise to the protein MRRLFPVTYETAAQATAGAPDAPRAAVADVTDATDREWGLLELAEAYAYPEPRSAGVREPWLRANMVSTLDGAAQHDGKSQGISSAADMRIFGVLRALADVVVVGAETVRQEGYRPARARAEFAGSREAAGQGPAPVIAVVTASLDLDFSLPLFTSPLVPTLVLTGAAAAPDRVAAAEKAGAEVVIAGDGMGVDPVRAVRALAERDMTRLLTEGGPRLLGQMVAAGVLDELCLTLSPTLTAGDAQRIAGGPAMAVPERLELASLLEEAGFLFARYRRP
- a CDS encoding indole-3-glycerol phosphate synthase: MFTSVLMIEKALTSADVEFVTTLHGDEVVAFHVLLQPRGDQADRLLRAIDDVALGELDEAAHERETPEGADAAGQGQQALEVSLVALRSAGSEAEGRLIENHPLDALKKLVDEIGADEVIVLTDPHYVEEFFHRDWASRARHKVGVPVLKLFSHSKV
- the murC gene encoding UDP-N-acetylmuramate--L-alanine ligase codes for the protein MAPGLPTAMDRPHFIGIGGAGMSGIAKILAQRGAKVAGSDAKESATAEALRALGATVHIGHAADHLASDATCVVVSSAIRADNPELARAAELGIPVVHRSDALARLMDGLRPIAVAGTHGKTTTTSMLAVSLSALGLNPSYAIGGDLDAPGSNALHGDGEIFVAEADESDRSFHKYAPEVAIVLNVELDHHANYASIDEIYESFETFAAKIVPGGTLVISADHEGARELTRRLPADVRVVTYGDAPDADVRVLSVIPQGLKSEVTVLLDGTELTFAVSVPGRHYAHNAVAALAAGAALGIPAAELAPAIASYTGVKRRLQLKGEEAGVQVIDSYAHHPTEMTADLEAMRAGAEGRILVVFQPHLFSRTQELAKEMGESLALADASIVLDIYPAREDPIPGVTSELIIAAARAAGADVTPVHDKAQVPSVVAGMAKPGDLVLTMGAGDVTDLGPEILTRLSK